The proteins below come from a single Crossiella sp. CA-258035 genomic window:
- a CDS encoding phage tail tape measure protein has translation MPGGKIDIRIEPDARDFPGKLKSALGPAAGIASTIGRGIGLAIAGGTALAAVGLRSIIKTGVEYQGNLNELQAVTGATAIQMTQVGQVAKKLGADMTLPATSAADAAAAMVELSKGGLNVQQSMEAAKGTLQLAAAAQVDAAQAAEIQSAALNQFGLSASEAGRVADILANTANASAGSILDMANSLKYVGPVARSLRVPIEQTATAIGLLSNNGIQSEQAGTSLRSMLASLASPSKNAASGLKTLGVVAFDSQGKFVGLRSIVEQLAKAKGKLTDSTFQQAAADAFGNEALSAVNALANSGVKSFDDMATAVTRSGGAAEVAAAKTKGLGGAWEGLLSQLETVGISIFEAIDGPLEKAVRGAATAIEKYGPAVARGIENIVSAGELFGPSLAQAIESRADVVLEAVTDVFRPLAAAVAGVINDGINVAIRLWNNFTSALDSVVKAAKPVAKGIADAVQSAREGGGPIAAAASAFGLLGDAAQGAFKLLVPIGSLLGSLLGLFAQLPGPVQTAVVSLGLLAAFRSPLASLGATIQDRVTAPFRAMGQEVQLQRTLLTGSTEVMSRQIGNVGLAFAALESRVPVLGRMAESFRNASTAAQGFVTHQAAVVQTASGVSGQMTGVATAVGKTEGAFRSVAGAAAGTAAALGTGLKAAAGGLVSLFGGPWGLALVGATVGLSLLASSQEKAATRTREHAASVNALAAALEESSGFLTANVRAAAAREAANKKLADTDKSLVTEAKKFGISLDDITDSMVGQSGTAEELKAKLQGIIDANTRYATSAGGAKNGRINDVVIMNDQAKAAQAVLRAIDGLGDAYKVAQEKRKNLDDAIRSGKAGMLEASESGKTLSSAMQTLADRTASADDRARGLRRALDAITGNAVSYDKAMAGFSDVMDRVKSKFKEAADEAAASGKSLVDSVTGGINATLPKGRELIGLADDLGTSMATAATKAFDMAGGVNNIGPATEAARSKVAEARKTFIDAAVAAGIGAKEAEKLADRYGLVPDKVSTLIDAPGMDQTTIELLLLQANVKAVPGEKKIITSTPLSDAAIAKLQEVGIRVERIKDKKQIVLYADSDQFNSAVAQATRPATKVITIKERIDHTGDRRPGGTGRFDMARGGILVAAYAAGGVHPKLTPMSGGVARVVPPNTWRVVGDRIRDDEAYIPINQSRRSQSILEHTANRMGYQLVRMFAAGGMATAAGSTTVQVSGSGGQFTGTLVLSTGELVGVIRGQINEANKLTAQSISYGRRG, from the coding sequence ATGCCCGGTGGCAAGATCGACATCAGGATCGAGCCAGACGCCAGGGACTTCCCCGGCAAACTGAAGTCTGCGCTCGGTCCCGCCGCGGGCATCGCATCCACCATCGGCAGGGGAATCGGTCTCGCCATCGCCGGCGGCACCGCCTTGGCTGCTGTAGGGCTTCGCAGCATCATCAAGACCGGTGTGGAGTACCAGGGAAACCTGAACGAACTCCAGGCTGTGACCGGTGCGACCGCGATCCAGATGACCCAGGTCGGTCAGGTCGCGAAGAAGCTCGGCGCGGACATGACTTTGCCTGCTACGTCGGCGGCTGACGCTGCGGCGGCGATGGTCGAGCTGTCCAAGGGCGGGCTGAACGTTCAGCAGTCGATGGAGGCCGCCAAGGGCACGTTGCAGCTGGCTGCCGCTGCGCAGGTTGATGCCGCCCAGGCGGCCGAGATCCAGAGCGCGGCTTTGAACCAGTTCGGGTTGAGCGCGAGTGAGGCTGGCCGGGTCGCGGACATCCTGGCTAACACTGCGAACGCCAGCGCCGGGTCCATTTTGGACATGGCCAACTCGCTGAAGTATGTCGGCCCGGTCGCCAGGAGCCTTCGGGTTCCGATCGAGCAGACCGCCACGGCCATCGGCCTGCTGTCCAACAACGGCATCCAGAGCGAGCAGGCTGGCACTTCGTTGCGGTCGATGCTTGCCTCGCTTGCCTCCCCGTCGAAGAACGCCGCGTCCGGGTTGAAGACCCTAGGTGTCGTTGCCTTCGATTCCCAGGGCAAGTTCGTCGGCCTCCGGTCTATTGTGGAGCAGTTGGCGAAGGCCAAGGGTAAGCTGACGGACTCGACGTTCCAGCAGGCTGCGGCCGACGCGTTCGGGAACGAAGCGCTATCCGCGGTCAACGCGTTGGCGAACAGTGGCGTCAAGTCGTTCGACGACATGGCCACCGCGGTGACTCGTTCTGGCGGCGCAGCTGAGGTTGCAGCCGCCAAAACCAAGGGGTTGGGCGGGGCATGGGAGGGCCTTCTTTCCCAGCTGGAGACTGTCGGAATCTCGATCTTCGAGGCGATCGACGGTCCACTTGAGAAGGCCGTGCGCGGTGCTGCCACGGCGATCGAGAAGTACGGTCCCGCCGTAGCCAGGGGCATCGAGAACATCGTGTCTGCTGGCGAACTGTTCGGTCCGTCGCTCGCCCAGGCAATCGAGTCTCGAGCGGACGTCGTACTCGAAGCGGTGACCGACGTGTTCCGCCCCCTAGCGGCGGCTGTCGCAGGAGTCATCAACGACGGCATCAACGTAGCTATCAGGTTGTGGAATAATTTCACGTCAGCCCTGGACAGCGTCGTCAAGGCAGCGAAGCCGGTGGCCAAGGGCATCGCTGACGCGGTTCAGAGTGCCCGCGAGGGCGGAGGGCCGATCGCGGCCGCTGCGTCCGCATTCGGTCTTCTAGGGGACGCCGCGCAGGGAGCGTTCAAGCTCCTGGTCCCGATCGGGTCCCTCCTGGGATCGCTGCTCGGGTTGTTCGCCCAACTCCCGGGGCCGGTTCAGACCGCTGTTGTGTCCCTTGGGCTGCTGGCGGCGTTCCGGTCTCCGCTGGCGTCTCTCGGTGCCACCATCCAGGATCGCGTCACGGCTCCGTTCCGCGCGATGGGGCAGGAAGTCCAACTTCAGCGGACGCTGTTGACTGGGTCGACTGAGGTCATGTCTCGCCAGATCGGCAACGTTGGCCTAGCGTTCGCCGCTCTCGAGTCCCGGGTACCGGTGCTTGGACGCATGGCGGAGTCGTTCCGCAACGCGTCGACCGCGGCCCAGGGGTTCGTCACGCATCAGGCTGCGGTCGTTCAAACCGCCTCCGGTGTCAGCGGTCAGATGACCGGTGTCGCGACTGCCGTAGGCAAGACCGAGGGCGCTTTTCGTAGCGTGGCTGGCGCTGCCGCAGGTACTGCCGCAGCATTGGGGACCGGCCTCAAGGCTGCAGCCGGCGGTCTGGTTTCGCTGTTCGGCGGACCGTGGGGGCTTGCGCTGGTCGGTGCGACGGTCGGGCTTTCGCTGCTGGCGTCGAGCCAGGAGAAGGCTGCGACTCGTACTCGTGAGCATGCCGCGTCGGTGAACGCCTTGGCGGCAGCCCTGGAAGAGTCCAGTGGGTTCTTGACGGCGAATGTCCGTGCAGCTGCGGCGCGAGAAGCAGCGAACAAGAAGCTGGCTGACACCGATAAGAGCTTGGTGACTGAGGCCAAGAAGTTCGGCATTAGCCTCGATGACATCACAGATTCGATGGTGGGCCAGAGCGGCACTGCCGAGGAGTTGAAGGCCAAGCTCCAGGGCATCATCGATGCCAACACGCGGTATGCAACTTCGGCGGGCGGCGCGAAAAACGGCCGGATCAACGACGTCGTCATCATGAATGACCAGGCCAAGGCAGCTCAGGCTGTACTGAGAGCGATTGACGGTCTCGGAGATGCATACAAGGTAGCCCAGGAGAAGCGCAAGAACCTGGATGATGCCATCCGGAGCGGCAAGGCTGGAATGTTGGAGGCCAGCGAGTCCGGCAAGACGCTGTCGTCGGCCATGCAGACCCTTGCGGATCGCACTGCGAGTGCCGATGACCGTGCCCGTGGCCTGCGGCGTGCTCTGGATGCGATCACGGGTAATGCGGTGTCGTATGACAAGGCAATGGCTGGATTCAGTGATGTTATGGATCGAGTCAAGTCGAAGTTCAAGGAAGCCGCTGATGAGGCTGCTGCTAGCGGCAAGTCGCTAGTCGATTCCGTGACCGGCGGTATTAATGCCACCCTGCCCAAGGGGCGGGAACTGATTGGCCTGGCAGATGACCTTGGTACGAGCATGGCGACTGCCGCTACTAAAGCGTTCGATATGGCTGGTGGCGTCAACAACATCGGGCCTGCGACCGAGGCTGCGCGATCCAAAGTCGCGGAGGCTAGGAAGACGTTTATCGACGCGGCGGTTGCCGCCGGAATTGGCGCTAAGGAAGCCGAGAAGCTTGCCGATCGATACGGTCTCGTCCCCGACAAGGTTTCGACTCTTATCGACGCTCCTGGCATGGATCAAACTACGATTGAACTGCTTCTCCTTCAGGCGAACGTGAAGGCTGTGCCTGGCGAGAAGAAGATCATCACTTCGACTCCGCTGTCGGATGCTGCAATAGCCAAGCTGCAGGAAGTCGGTATCCGGGTCGAGCGCATCAAGGACAAGAAGCAGATCGTCCTGTATGCGGACTCGGACCAGTTCAACTCGGCAGTGGCGCAAGCCACCAGACCTGCCACCAAGGTAATCACCATTAAGGAGCGCATCGACCACACGGGGGATCGCCGACCGGGTGGTACCGGCAGGTTCGATATGGCTCGTGGTGGGATTCTGGTGGCGGCATACGCCGCTGGTGGTGTCCACCCGAAGTTGACGCCTATGTCGGGCGGAGTGGCCCGAGTGGTTCCTCCGAACACCTGGCGCGTGGTGGGTGACCGCATCCGCGATGACGAAGCTTACATCCCGATCAACCAGTCTAGGCGCAGCCAGTCGATCCTGGAGCACACAGCGAACCGCATGGGCTACCAGTTGGTGCGGATGTTCGCTGCTGGAGGGATGGCAACTGCTGCAGGTTCCACCACCGTGCAGGTGTCGGGAAGTGGCGGGCAGTTCACAGGCACTCTCGTTCTCAGCACTGGAGAGTTGGTGGGCGTCATTCGCGGGCAAATCAACGAGGCGAACAAGCTGACTGCCCAATCCATTTCGTATGGGCGTCGAGGGTAG
- a CDS encoding NUDIX hydrolase has translation MTSVSRYSVSVAGVVVDGAGRVLVIRRRDNGRWEPPGGVLEVGETFEQGVRREVCEETGVVVRVGRLTGVYQNVVRDVVALVFRCSPETTEAVPTEEASEVRWLSLAQVREVMVPAYAVRVADAFAEVVRTRVHDGVRLLG, from the coding sequence GTGACCAGCGTTTCTCGGTACTCCGTCAGTGTCGCCGGTGTCGTGGTTGACGGGGCGGGCCGGGTGTTGGTCATCCGGCGGCGGGACAACGGTCGGTGGGAACCGCCGGGTGGGGTGCTCGAGGTCGGTGAGACGTTCGAGCAGGGGGTGCGGCGCGAGGTGTGCGAGGAGACCGGGGTCGTGGTCCGGGTTGGTCGGCTCACCGGCGTCTACCAGAACGTGGTTCGGGACGTTGTGGCCCTGGTGTTCCGCTGCTCGCCCGAGACCACCGAGGCGGTGCCGACGGAGGAGGCGAGTGAGGTTCGCTGGCTGAGTTTGGCGCAGGTTCGGGAGGTCATGGTTCCCGCCTATGCGGTGCGGGTTGCCGACGCCTTCGCGGAGGTGGTCCGGACTCGGGTCCATGACGGGGTGCGGCTGCTGGGATAG
- a CDS encoding trypsin-like serine protease produces MNITRRASLIALTVTALAVPLLPGLALAQQEPGGRAVTPTDLAEVPPADPGALSIGGKPVSVKDFPFMIAGLREGGPRPQGQSCTGSVIAPRKILSAAHCADAAGDKTFLYGLDDLNQGTGFRTKVLEYKKHPKYVNFDQGYDVAVVTVADDIPVPGGAYVKVATSADTGLNAPGKTGVGLGYGKKDHNDNTRNVELHRFELPIVEGSNCNGVGAGFREATMICSGYPDGRITILQGDSGGPLVVDGKVVGVASWSRSDFRWYSVYGRLNNDMGDWVKQQIDGGQEPPPGDIKLALAPGSGSARPGGFLQTKITVTGGGQTTLTASGAPSGTSVHFSPATVASDSSSTAFVWVGFNTPAGSYPIKITGTSNGKTGSAEFVLTVTR; encoded by the coding sequence GTGAACATCACCCGGAGGGCGAGTCTGATCGCCCTGACGGTCACCGCGCTCGCCGTGCCCCTGCTACCCGGCCTCGCGCTGGCACAGCAGGAGCCCGGCGGGCGTGCCGTGACCCCCACCGACCTCGCCGAAGTCCCGCCCGCCGACCCCGGCGCGCTGTCCATCGGCGGCAAGCCGGTCTCGGTCAAGGACTTCCCGTTCATGATCGCCGGGCTGCGCGAGGGCGGGCCGCGGCCGCAGGGGCAGAGCTGCACCGGTTCGGTGATCGCCCCGCGCAAGATCCTCTCCGCCGCGCACTGCGCCGACGCCGCCGGGGACAAGACCTTCCTGTACGGCCTGGACGACCTCAACCAGGGCACCGGTTTCCGCACCAAGGTGCTGGAGTACAAGAAGCACCCCAAGTACGTGAACTTCGACCAGGGCTACGACGTCGCGGTGGTCACCGTCGCCGACGACATCCCGGTGCCCGGCGGCGCCTACGTCAAGGTCGCCACCTCCGCCGACACCGGCCTCAACGCGCCCGGCAAGACCGGCGTCGGCCTCGGCTACGGCAAGAAGGACCACAACGACAACACCCGCAACGTCGAGCTGCACCGCTTCGAGCTGCCCATCGTCGAGGGCAGCAACTGCAACGGGGTGGGCGCCGGGTTCCGCGAGGCCACCATGATCTGCTCCGGCTACCCCGACGGCCGGATCACCATCCTGCAGGGCGACAGCGGCGGCCCGCTGGTCGTCGACGGCAAGGTGGTCGGCGTGGCTTCCTGGAGCCGCAGCGACTTCCGCTGGTACTCCGTCTACGGCCGGCTGAACAACGACATGGGCGACTGGGTGAAGCAGCAGATCGACGGCGGCCAGGAGCCCCCGCCCGGCGACATCAAGCTCGCGCTCGCCCCCGGCAGCGGCAGCGCGCGGCCCGGCGGCTTCCTGCAGACGAAGATCACCGTCACCGGCGGCGGGCAGACCACGCTGACCGCCAGCGGTGCGCCCTCGGGCACCAGCGTGCACTTCTCGCCGGCCACTGTCGCCTCCGACAGCAGCTCCACCGCCTTCGTCTGGGTCGGCTTCAACACCCCGGCGGGCAGCTACCCGATCAAGATCACTGGCACCTCCAACGGCAAGACCGGCAGCGCCGAGTTCGTCCTCACCGTGACCCGGTAG
- a CDS encoding MarR family transcriptional regulator produces MHARKGLEDVISATDRDRLVEELTVIRRELIGEMLINLSRSTGGADLQLVQIATLFTLDRGTEPTVRELAEHIGRSVSATSRLLDQLAQRGLVHRREDETDRRAKRVGLTPAGAAFLLNFARTRAEGQLRLMTYLSETEQRTVREAMTLLADAARRHGDEHR; encoded by the coding sequence TTGCATGCACGCAAGGGTTTGGAGGATGTCATCAGCGCGACGGATCGGGATCGGCTGGTCGAGGAGCTGACGGTCATCCGGCGGGAGCTGATCGGCGAGATGCTGATCAACCTCAGCCGGAGCACCGGCGGCGCGGATCTGCAGCTGGTGCAGATCGCCACGTTGTTCACCCTGGACCGGGGGACCGAGCCGACCGTGCGCGAGCTGGCCGAGCACATCGGCCGCTCGGTGTCGGCGACCAGCAGGCTGCTCGACCAGCTCGCCCAGCGCGGGCTGGTGCACCGCCGTGAGGACGAGACCGACCGCCGCGCCAAGCGGGTCGGCCTCACCCCGGCGGGCGCGGCGTTCCTGCTGAACTTCGCCCGCACCAGGGCCGAGGGCCAGCTGCGGCTGATGACCTACCTCTCCGAAACCGAGCAGCGCACCGTCCGCGAGGCGATGACGCTGCTGGCCGACGCGGCGAGGAGGCACGGGGATGAGCACAGGTGA
- a CDS encoding DUF397 domain-containing protein, whose amino-acid sequence MSTDLRQFNYRKSSYSGGNGGECVEVALPGHLAAVRDSKNLEGPILAFTPGAWAVFQETLRAGSFDLT is encoded by the coding sequence GTGAGCACCGACCTGCGCCAGTTCAACTACCGCAAGTCGAGCTACAGCGGCGGCAACGGCGGCGAGTGTGTCGAGGTGGCCCTTCCGGGGCACCTGGCCGCGGTGCGCGACTCCAAGAACCTGGAAGGCCCGATCCTGGCGTTCACGCCTGGGGCGTGGGCCGTCTTCCAGGAGACGCTGCGGGCTGGGTCGTTCGACCTGACCTGA
- the cpt gene encoding chloramphenicol phosphotransferase CPT, with protein MATQVVVLNGGSSAGKSGIARCLQAVLPGAWLVVGVDTFIELLPASLRGASGGVEFAPDGTVLVGAAFRELEAAWAAGIAAMVRAGARVIIDEVLLGGGAGQRRWGAALAGLEVLWVGVRCPAEVAAGRELARGDRITGMAAGQAELVHVGMRYDVEVSTVGVESVECARVIAARVDG; from the coding sequence ATGGCGACGCAGGTGGTTGTGCTCAATGGTGGGTCCAGTGCTGGGAAGAGTGGGATCGCTCGGTGTTTGCAGGCCGTGCTGCCGGGGGCGTGGCTGGTGGTGGGGGTGGACACGTTCATCGAGTTGTTGCCGGCCTCGTTGCGGGGGGCCTCGGGCGGGGTTGAGTTCGCGCCGGATGGGACGGTGCTGGTGGGAGCGGCGTTCCGGGAGTTGGAGGCGGCCTGGGCGGCGGGGATCGCGGCCATGGTGCGGGCTGGGGCTCGGGTGATCATTGATGAGGTGTTGCTCGGCGGGGGTGCGGGGCAGCGGCGGTGGGGGGCGGCGCTGGCTGGGCTTGAGGTGTTGTGGGTGGGGGTGCGGTGTCCGGCTGAGGTGGCGGCGGGGCGGGAGCTGGCGCGCGGGGACCGGATCACCGGGATGGCGGCGGGGCAGGCCGAGCTGGTGCACGTCGGGATGCGTTATGACGTGGAGGTCAGCACCGTGGGGGTGGAGTCGGTGGAGTGTGCGCGGGTCATCGCGGCTCGGGTGGATGGCTAG
- a CDS encoding helix-turn-helix transcriptional regulator, translated as MSDSPLISKLDLGHLLQQGRERANMTAQEVVQALGFSASKISRIENGHTAPNATDLERLLDLYGVDEKDRPAIRELATAARRQDSRPRYASKLPPWFNRFRKLERAASSIMHFSGALIAGPLQTDKVALELFRANPEHTEEDVQSFLKARAARRSRLLEPGAPDAWFIFGEAAVRQEVGSIETRREQLDYLVKVSTQRNVTLQMIPFTAGAHRSLGFDFQILRIGDEYIVYTENLRNAAFVDSDEDKKAHLATFDSLKAVASSPKETRAFLERLRDSLA; from the coding sequence GTGAGCGACAGCCCGTTGATCTCCAAGCTCGACCTCGGGCATCTGCTCCAGCAGGGCAGAGAGCGCGCCAACATGACGGCCCAAGAAGTGGTGCAGGCCCTAGGGTTTAGCGCGAGCAAGATCAGCCGGATTGAGAACGGCCACACAGCGCCCAATGCGACCGACCTAGAGCGGCTACTGGACCTCTACGGAGTGGACGAGAAGGACCGACCTGCGATTCGTGAACTGGCCACCGCGGCCCGCCGACAGGACTCGCGACCGAGATACGCCTCGAAGCTTCCGCCCTGGTTCAACCGGTTCCGCAAGCTAGAGCGCGCCGCATCGTCGATCATGCACTTCAGCGGTGCTCTCATCGCGGGTCCACTTCAGACCGACAAGGTTGCGCTGGAACTGTTCCGAGCCAACCCCGAACACACTGAAGAAGACGTCCAGAGCTTCTTGAAGGCGAGAGCGGCACGAAGGTCACGCCTCCTTGAACCAGGTGCACCCGATGCGTGGTTCATCTTCGGCGAAGCTGCGGTGAGGCAAGAGGTCGGCAGCATCGAGACGCGTCGCGAACAACTCGACTACCTAGTGAAGGTGTCGACGCAGCGGAACGTCACCCTTCAGATGATCCCGTTCACTGCCGGCGCGCACAGGTCCTTGGGTTTCGACTTTCAGATCCTCCGGATCGGCGACGAGTACATCGTCTACACCGAGAACCTGCGGAACGCCGCGTTCGTGGACTCCGACGAGGACAAGAAGGCACACCTGGCTACCTTCGACAGTCTCAAGGCGGTCGCGAGCAGCCCGAAGGAGACGAGGGCCTTCCTTGAGAGGCTGCGGGATAGCCTTGCCTAG
- a CDS encoding DUF5047 domain-containing protein, whose translation MQGLSVAATQTLPVSHGIAVRVSSKSPTQGTLYDVPVIDGVVSVDPGSQVRRTARLVLEPALWPVAPASHFSPISSRIFIEYGIQLPWGDLEWIPVFTGRVQTAKRSNDGAVELTAADLSRLVAEDRLDSPGQTVTSATKVAEITRLIQETIPGQVVIDQTGSTAACPQIQIERERWSDGVEKIADSLGAEVFCDPLGRFVIRPQPTLDGPAVWGINCGDDGTLLELSEETTRERVYNRVIAMGQRSDDTPPVRAVVSDTDPESPTFYGGAFGKKPRFYSSPLLTTVAQCTDTATSILNRAKGIDGSISLDAVCNPALDSGDIVSVRYRDGSVGLHIIDALEIPLSINGVQRILTRTVELPGESG comes from the coding sequence ATGCAGGGCCTCTCCGTCGCAGCCACCCAGACTCTGCCAGTAAGCCATGGCATCGCGGTGCGGGTCTCCTCCAAGAGCCCGACCCAGGGGACCTTGTACGACGTGCCAGTGATTGACGGGGTAGTGTCCGTTGATCCGGGATCACAGGTCCGGCGGACCGCTCGCCTTGTGCTCGAACCGGCGCTTTGGCCGGTAGCGCCGGCCTCGCACTTCTCCCCGATCTCATCTCGGATCTTCATCGAGTACGGGATCCAGTTGCCATGGGGCGACTTGGAGTGGATTCCGGTTTTCACCGGACGTGTGCAGACGGCGAAGCGCTCCAACGATGGCGCGGTGGAGTTGACGGCCGCGGACCTGTCGCGCCTGGTGGCGGAAGACCGGTTGGATTCGCCGGGGCAGACCGTCACGTCGGCGACGAAAGTCGCGGAGATCACGCGGTTGATCCAGGAGACCATCCCCGGCCAGGTCGTGATCGATCAGACCGGGAGTACGGCGGCGTGTCCGCAGATCCAGATTGAGCGAGAGCGCTGGTCTGATGGCGTCGAGAAGATCGCGGATTCGCTTGGCGCTGAGGTGTTCTGCGACCCGTTGGGGCGGTTCGTCATCCGTCCGCAGCCCACTCTGGACGGCCCTGCGGTGTGGGGCATCAACTGCGGCGATGACGGCACCCTGCTGGAACTGAGCGAGGAGACAACCCGGGAACGGGTGTACAACCGGGTGATCGCCATGGGGCAGCGGAGTGACGACACTCCGCCTGTGCGGGCTGTTGTGTCGGACACCGACCCGGAGAGCCCTACGTTCTACGGCGGGGCGTTCGGCAAGAAGCCCCGCTTCTACTCGAGCCCGCTGTTGACGACGGTGGCCCAGTGCACCGACACCGCGACGTCGATCCTGAACCGCGCCAAAGGGATCGATGGCAGCATCAGCCTCGATGCGGTGTGCAACCCAGCGTTGGACTCGGGTGACATCGTGAGTGTCCGCTACCGGGATGGCAGTGTCGGCCTGCACATCATCGACGCACTTGAGATCCCTTTGTCGATCAACGGAGTCCAGAGGATCTTGACTCGCACCGTGGAACTTCCTGGGGAGAGCGGGTGA